The Xanthomonas sp. DAR 34887 genome has a segment encoding these proteins:
- a CDS encoding DUF885 domain-containing protein, which yields MPIAKTPLAASLLLALAFATPALAAAPAVPPAAANASAADARFQAIYEKEWTWRQAQVGQADEDSDSSGDNPQLPDVGAAAQAARLKVWEDVLRQLDAIDPKQLSADNQVNLAVYRPQIENLAAAVRLRAYEMPFNSDSSFWSDLGFMARRTLRTPAEYRAYIARLNDVPRYFGQQTDNMRAGLKRGFSVPRAVLEGRDGSIAGVAGLKDPTAAALYAPFKQLPAQIPAAEQQALREQAQAAIRDKVIPAYAQLLRFYRDEYVPQARTTLAAEALPDGKAYYQQQIREYTTLEMRPEQIHQLGLQEVARIQKEMDAIIQQVGFKAPAGQQTFPAFLQFLRTDPQFYVKTPQELLDRAAWIAKRVDGEVGKFIGTLPRGRFTIVPVPPEIAPFWTAGRGGVGTYWLNTYNLPSRPLYNLPALTLHESSPGHSLQGALAEEQGAQPAFRRENYISAYGEGWALYTEKLGKEMGIYETPYEDFGRLSYEMWRACRLVIDTGVHHKGWTREQALAYLREHTALSEHEVTTEVDRYISWPGQALSYKLGEIAIVKLRAEAEQALGADFDIKAFHDAVLKQGSVPLPVLQQQVRAFIAQSKQQAAARKKPAATKTE from the coding sequence ATGCCGATCGCCAAGACCCCGCTGGCCGCCTCCCTGTTGCTCGCGCTCGCATTCGCCACGCCGGCGCTGGCCGCAGCGCCGGCCGTACCGCCGGCGGCGGCCAACGCCTCCGCTGCCGATGCCCGCTTCCAGGCCATCTACGAAAAGGAATGGACATGGCGGCAGGCGCAGGTCGGGCAGGCCGACGAGGACAGCGACAGCAGCGGCGACAATCCGCAGTTGCCCGACGTCGGCGCGGCGGCGCAGGCGGCGCGGTTGAAAGTCTGGGAAGACGTGCTGCGCCAGTTGGACGCGATCGATCCCAAGCAGCTGTCGGCCGACAACCAGGTCAACCTGGCGGTGTACCGCCCGCAGATCGAGAACCTCGCCGCCGCGGTGCGCCTGCGCGCCTACGAGATGCCGTTCAACTCCGACAGCTCGTTCTGGTCGGACCTGGGCTTCATGGCGCGGCGCACGCTGCGCACCCCGGCCGAATACCGCGCCTACATCGCGCGGCTCAACGACGTGCCGCGCTACTTCGGACAGCAGACCGACAACATGCGCGCCGGCCTCAAGCGCGGCTTCAGCGTGCCGCGTGCGGTGCTGGAAGGGCGCGACGGTTCGATCGCCGGCGTCGCCGGGCTCAAGGACCCGACCGCGGCCGCGCTGTACGCGCCGTTCAAGCAACTGCCGGCGCAGATCCCGGCCGCCGAGCAGCAGGCGCTGCGCGAACAGGCGCAGGCCGCGATCCGCGACAAGGTGATCCCGGCCTACGCGCAACTGCTGCGCTTCTATCGCGACGAGTACGTGCCGCAGGCGCGCACCACGCTGGCCGCCGAAGCGTTGCCCGACGGCAAGGCCTACTACCAGCAGCAGATCCGCGAATACACCACGCTGGAGATGCGCCCGGAGCAGATCCACCAACTGGGCCTGCAGGAAGTGGCGCGGATCCAGAAGGAGATGGACGCGATCATCCAGCAGGTCGGCTTCAAGGCGCCGGCCGGGCAGCAGACCTTTCCGGCGTTCCTGCAGTTCCTGCGCACCGATCCGCAGTTCTACGTCAAGACGCCGCAGGAACTGCTCGACCGCGCGGCGTGGATCGCCAAGCGCGTGGATGGCGAAGTCGGCAAGTTCATCGGCACGCTGCCGCGCGGACGCTTCACCATCGTGCCGGTGCCGCCGGAGATCGCGCCGTTCTGGACCGCCGGGCGCGGCGGCGTGGGCACCTACTGGCTCAACACCTACAACCTGCCGTCGCGCCCGCTGTACAACCTGCCGGCGCTGACCCTGCACGAATCCTCGCCAGGCCACTCGCTGCAGGGTGCGCTGGCCGAAGAGCAGGGCGCGCAGCCGGCCTTCCGCCGCGAGAACTACATCTCCGCCTACGGCGAAGGCTGGGCGCTGTACACCGAGAAACTGGGCAAGGAGATGGGCATCTACGAAACCCCGTACGAGGATTTCGGCCGTCTCAGCTACGAAATGTGGCGCGCCTGCCGGCTGGTGATCGACACCGGCGTGCACCACAAGGGCTGGACCCGCGAGCAGGCGCTGGCCTATCTGCGCGAGCACACCGCGCTCAGCGAGCACGAGGTCACCACCGAGGTCGATCGCTACATCTCCTGGCCGGGGCAGGCGCTGAGCTACAAGCTCGGCGAGATCGCCATCGTCAAACTGCGCGCCGAGGCCGAGCAGGCACTGGGCGCGGACTTCGACATCAAGGCCTTCCACGATGCGGTCCTGAAGCAGGGTTCGGTACCGCTGCCGGTCTTGCAGCAGCAGGTGCGCGCATTCATCGCCCAGAGCAAGCAGCAGGCCGCCGCACGCAAAAAACCTGCCGCGACCAAGACCGAATAA
- a CDS encoding REP-associated tyrosine transposase, with the protein MHMQPPRGYRALRAGRCSESGRIYLVTAVTCERQRLFEDWRCAWAAAACLANSATWDDAQLLCWVLMPDHWHGLLQLEGSGPLAGVMRNAKGRVARAVNLARGRGGTVWMPGFHDHALRHEQDILPSARYIVANPLRAGLVDRLGGYPYWDAVWLDVAKDRGARPDTVMRMVPGRSG; encoded by the coding sequence ATGCACATGCAACCTCCCCGCGGGTATCGTGCGCTGCGCGCAGGGCGCTGCAGCGAATCGGGCCGGATCTATCTGGTGACGGCGGTGACCTGCGAACGTCAGCGCCTGTTCGAGGACTGGCGCTGCGCTTGGGCCGCCGCGGCCTGCCTCGCCAATTCCGCGACGTGGGACGATGCGCAGCTGCTTTGCTGGGTGTTGATGCCCGATCACTGGCATGGATTGCTCCAGCTCGAAGGGAGCGGCCCATTGGCGGGCGTCATGCGGAACGCCAAGGGCAGGGTGGCCAGGGCGGTGAACCTGGCACGTGGCCGCGGCGGGACGGTGTGGATGCCGGGTTTCCACGATCATGCGCTGCGCCACGAGCAAGACATCCTGCCCAGTGCGCGCTACATCGTCGCCAACCCACTGCGTGCGGGGCTGGTGGACAGGCTTGGCGGGTATCCGTATTGGGATGCGGTCTGGCTGGATGTGGCGAAGGACCGGGGTGCTCGTCCTGACACCGTGATGCGGATGGTGCCTGGAAGAAGTGGGTGA
- a CDS encoding lipid-A-disaccharide synthase N-terminal domain-containing protein, with product MEVHFLNEPIQALYWTGLHVTGWKLIGYVGALMFGGRWLVQFVASKRAGKPVIPRLFWYMSVVGSLMTLSYFLFSAKQDSVGVLQNLFPAFTAFYSLYLDIKHRGWHRDRASH from the coding sequence ATGGAAGTGCACTTCCTCAACGAACCGATCCAGGCGCTGTACTGGACCGGGCTGCACGTCACCGGCTGGAAGCTGATCGGCTACGTCGGCGCGCTGATGTTCGGCGGCCGCTGGCTGGTGCAGTTCGTCGCCTCCAAGCGCGCCGGCAAGCCGGTGATCCCGCGCCTGTTCTGGTACATGAGCGTGGTCGGCAGCCTGATGACGCTGAGCTACTTCCTGTTCTCGGCCAAGCAGGACTCGGTCGGCGTGCTGCAGAACCTGTTCCCGGCCTTTACCGCGTTCTACAGCCTGTACCTGGACATCAAGCACCGCGGCTGGCACCGGGATCGCGCCTCGCATTGA
- a CDS encoding glycosyltransferase family 2 protein yields MSQPSLSVVVPVFNERDNVPPLVAEIVAALRGVTDFEIVYVDDHSRDDTLAVLDGLKASVPELRVLHHVTQSGQSTAVRNGVKAARGAWIATLDGDGQNDPADIPKLLAARTAADAQVKLFAGWRVSRQDSGSKRWASKWANAIRARMLRDDTPDTGCGIKLFERAAFLDLPYFDHMHRYLPALMQRAGWRTLSVPVNHRHRTSGVSKYNNLNRALVGIRDLRGVAWLIARSRRTVVQER; encoded by the coding sequence ATGAGCCAGCCTTCCCTTTCCGTCGTCGTTCCGGTGTTCAACGAGCGCGACAACGTGCCGCCGCTGGTGGCCGAGATCGTCGCCGCGCTGCGCGGCGTGACCGACTTCGAGATCGTCTACGTGGACGACCATTCGCGCGACGACACCCTGGCGGTACTGGACGGCCTGAAGGCGAGCGTGCCGGAGCTGCGGGTGTTGCACCACGTCACCCAGAGCGGGCAGAGCACCGCGGTGCGCAACGGGGTCAAGGCCGCGCGCGGCGCGTGGATCGCCACCCTCGACGGCGACGGCCAGAACGACCCGGCCGACATCCCCAAGCTGCTCGCCGCGCGTACTGCCGCCGATGCGCAGGTCAAGCTGTTCGCCGGCTGGCGCGTGTCGCGGCAGGACTCGGGCAGCAAGCGCTGGGCCTCCAAGTGGGCCAACGCGATCCGCGCGCGCATGCTGCGCGACGACACCCCCGACACCGGCTGCGGCATCAAGCTGTTCGAGCGCGCCGCGTTCCTGGACCTGCCGTACTTCGACCACATGCACCGCTACCTGCCGGCGCTGATGCAGCGCGCGGGCTGGCGCACCCTGAGCGTGCCGGTGAACCATCGCCACCGCACCTCCGGCGTGTCCAAGTACAACAACCTCAACCGCGCGCTGGTCGGCATCCGCGACCTGCGCGGCGTGGCCTGGCTGATCGCGCGCAGCCGCCGCACCGTGGTGCAGGAGCGCTGA